A stretch of DNA from Marmota flaviventris isolate mMarFla1 chromosome 16, mMarFla1.hap1, whole genome shotgun sequence:
TGTCCACTTTCCTTCTAAAATTTCATCACATTCGCCCTGAAAGTCATTCTTCGGTTGGGGTATGGGGAAAAGAGTGAAGAAGAatatttctccttatttttcctgttttataacCTGagcaattgaaaaaataataataaataaatattaagtacagaaaatagagaaatggaaTTTAGTACATCATCCTTTCTTTTAGTTGACCGTGTTAAGCTTAGATTTTTGAGATTATTAGATTAAATTCAGTTCTTGTCCTTCTTACCAGTATAGAATTAGGAAAACTgatcaaataaaaggaaaacaagggACTGGAGATAAGCACAAATAGCAGGAAGGAGTAGGAagagaaaataagttattttaggCGCTGGTTGCTCTGCCACAACTCAGAAAGTCTAACTCTAGACTGGAGAATCCTCCAGAGCCTTGCTGTAGGGGACACGGGTGTCTCAGCAACTAGGATGGCCACCCAGACCAATTTACAATCTCTGGGATACCACCTGGACATCAGTGGTAGTTTTACAAAttccccaggtgattccaatgtgcaGTCATATTTGAGTTGACACCCTGCGTGAATTTCTCTTGCGTTCTCATGCTTTACTTCATAGAAGGAAACATGTACAGAAATAACTGTATGTGTCCCATCCACAGTATATTTAACTGCATTACACATATGTGTATGAAGTGAAGAAAGAACAGAGATATTTGCTTATGTAAACACtggtttatatttttctcctctataattaGTATAGTCTACTCTTGGAAATGAcatatcttgggctggggttgtagctcagggttaaagtgcttgcctagcatgtgtgaggcactgggttagatcctcagcaccacataaagataaatgaataaataaaggtattgtatccatctacaactaaaaaaaagttttaaaaaaagaaattaggcaTTTTGACAGATATAAAAATTTGTCACCAAGTTTCCTGTTTCTCCTCATTTTAGAATGCTGCTTCTAAATTACCTGGGGAAAATTGGGCCCAAAACTCCTTTGATGGCAGCTGCCACTTTTTCAGTTGGTTGGAATACTTTTGCTTGCTCAGAGTCATTGGAGAAACCACTGAACTGGCTGCTTTTTAATTACTATCTGACAACCTGCCTCCAGTCTTCAGTTAATAAGTAagtcatctttaaaattttttgtcttggggctgggattgtggctcagcggtagagtgcttgcctagcactggcaGGAcccgtgttcgatcctcagcaccacataaaaataaaggcattgtgttgagtccatctacacccaagaaataaatattaaaaaaaattttgtctccaaacttttattttatttttttttccttttttttattggttgttcaaaacattacaaagctcttgacatatcatatttcatgcattagattcaagtgggttatgaactcccatttttaccccaaatacagattgcagaatcacatcggttacacatccacattttcacataatgccatattagtaactgttgtattctgctgcctttcctatcctctactatcccccctcccctcccctcccatcttctctctctctaccccatctactgtaattcatttctctccttgttttttttcccattcccctcacaacctcttatatgtaattttgtataacaatgagggtctccttccatttccatgcaatttcccttttctctccctttccctgtctCCAAACTTTTAGATCACATAACCCAACAGTAAAAACATTTAAGGCATAACACTgtcaatatatgtatatttgtttatatatgactTTACTTTGTACCAAAATATGTTCTATGTTGTGAatgtatgcaaaaataaaaaactataagcATAAGCTAAACTTATAGATAAAAATCataatgttggggctggggttgtggctcagtggtagagcgcttaccttgcatgtgtgaggccctggattcaattctcagcactgcatataaataaataaataaaataaaggtctgccaacaactaaaaaaatatttttaaaaaagtcataatgtgggctggggatgtggctcaagcagtaacgcgctcgcctggcatgcgagaggcgctgggttggatcctcaacaccacataaaaaaaataaaataaagatgttgtgtctgccgaaaaaactgaaaaataaatattaaaaaattctctctctctcttaaaaaaaaaaagtcataatgtTTCTTTGAGGATCACTGCTCTAAATCACTGTGAAATTATTTCTAACAAACGTCTGGGTGTGGTAGAACACACTTGTAATTCcggcaactctggaggctgaggcaggagggaggattgcaagttcaaggcagcctcagcaagttagcaagacacggtctcaaaaaacaaaacaaaacaaaagtattgtggatgcagctcagtggtaaagtgctcctggctTCAATGtccactatcaaaaaaaaaaattattctaaagaaCTAAAACATTTTGGAATATGTTAAAGCAAAATTATGATTATGGGCTATTCCcctagaatttctgttttttgctaattttgtCAGTACTTAATTCTTTCCCAGGTAGTAAGCACTTGGTACTTTCAGTGTTGAATAATACAACTCCTTAAGCATGTGCTTACAAGCATAGTATGTTTTAGAAATAAGAGAATGCAATTCTTGTGCATACTCTTAGCTTGCAGTTATTACACTAACAAAATACTGTCTTTGCTGCATTAATTTTTCTGGAATTCTTTGTGTATCTTCTAACAGTTAAATTGGcatgataggggctggggttgtggctcagtggtagagtgctcgcctagcatgcaggaggcactgggttcgattctcagcaccacataaaaataaagacaataaagtccatcaacaactaaaaaaatatataaaaaaaaaaaattggcatgaTAAAGAACATACAGGTGCCAGGtgtgctggtgcacacctgtgaacatagtggctggggaggctgaggaaggaggattgagagttcaaagccagcctcagcaacttagcaaggccctaagcaactcagcaagaccctgtctcaaattaaatacaaaaaagggctggggatgtggctcagtagttaagtgcccctgatttcaatccagatataaaaaaaagaagaagaagaaccgGCAGCTGTTTCTGTTTATTCCTTTATGGTaggttgttttttggggggggactgAATacaaggggtgctctaccactgagctatgcctccaACCCCTGTACCCCcactttttgagacaaggtcttgctaaattgctgaagctggccttgaacttgtaattttcctgcctcagcctcccaagtagctgggattatggatgtTTGAGTCCATGCTCAGCTTgcatactaatttttaaaaaatattggtcaCTTTTCTTGTACAACCAATCTACAAGACCCTGCATTCAATTTCTAGAACCCCCAACCCTGCaaaaaaaattaccttcagaACAAACATCAATATATTACTTTTACTGTATCTaattaaacaaatgttttttgaGTGCCAACTTTGTGCCCTGTTCTAGGCTATCTAGTTATTTGTTATTATGTATTTTAGATGTGATTGAGGTAGAAATTATCTTAATTATAGTTCTGAAATTCTTTTGTTCCAGACACCGCCATATGTTTGTAAAACAAATTGATATGGATCATGTCATGAAGGTAGGAGATAAACTTTATGTAGTActttatttactcttttaactacaagagaatataaaatttgtttttgtttctcaggCTAAATCTATCAGAGAATTTGATAAGCGATTCACTTCTGTCATGTTTGGATACCAAACAATCGATGATTATTATACTGATGCCAGCCCAAATCGTAGATTGAATTCAGTAGGAATTCCAGTATTGTGCCTGAATTCTGTGGATGATGTTTTCTCACCAAGTCATGGTAAAATTAgcatttttgtatctattttttcatgaattaactttttaaatattgttctgttttaaaaaaaaatgtaataaccCCGGGCACAgttgcacatacctgtaatcccagtgactagggaagttgaggcaggaggatcaaaagtttgaggccagcctcagcaacttagcaagaacctgtctcaaaataaaaaataaaaggtctggggatgtggctcagtagtagagcacttctCTGTTCCATCCCTAGTGCcagagaaaaaattaataaataaaatatcactcATAATTATGTTTTccactgtgatttaaaaaaataactaaatactCACAATTTAGTATCTAAATGTCTCAAATCATGTCTTAAATGTTTTCAGAGTCTGTTACCTAGTCCAGCGATTTCAGAGCATCTCAGAACAAATTAGGACTCAGTATTTTCTTGTTCTCATTTTTATAACCTTTCCTTCTTATCAAATACACTGTTCTTTGGAAAGGTTATGTTACAATATCTTTGCCTCAGGAGAACATTGTCATGACTTGCCTTTTGTTCCTGATGTCCCTGTATAAAAGTATTTGAaggttttttccccttttaaccTGGAAGAGAACTTGACACTTAAGAAACATAGTGACCTTGAATATCTCAATGATGAGAGCAAATTTGGGCTAAAAGGTCATATTTGAAGTGAAAACAGTTTTAATTTCTCCCCTAGATacagcagaaaagaaaattattccagACTCAACTTTCCTGCTATCTTAATTCAGGATATACGAAATTTGACAACGTGAATACCTGTGCATGTGTTTGCCTATTGAAGCAGTATGATTAGAAGTAATcattattagggctggggttgtagctcagtaacagagtgcttgcctagcatgtgtgaagtactgggttctatcctcagcaccacataaaagttattaaataaaataaaggtattgtgtccatctgcaactaaaaattaaaaaaaataaaaaggagtaattATATTAGCTCAAGGATCAATACGCTTGACTTCTGATTTTATCCTAATGAAATTTGACAAAGTATTTTGTGAAGTCTCCTTTCCTTACTTCCCCcctaattactttaaaaaacactTTCCCCAAGTACTCCATTAAAAGCAGTTACTATggactagggatgcagctcagtagtaaagccctgggcaagcatgcatgaggtcctaggttcaatcctcagcaccacacacacacacacaaaaaaaaaaaaaggaaagaaaaatacacatttattctgACTCTAAGCATTATATATtgtaaaaaattcagaaaatcccaaatatatatgtatatttttataaactacccattattatttcttttttttaatggacctttattttatttatttatttatttatacatggtgctgctgagcatcaaacccagtgcctcacacatgctaggcaagcactctaccactgtgctacaaccccagtcccccattATTTCTTTACAAGATCCCATTTAAGCAAAGGTAGTTTTAGATAGCTGAAATGTTTGGCCTTTGACcacaaatcagaaacaaaaactcTCAACTTTAATATTACTTGACTTACATAGTAATTGTTTAGCCTACTTTTGTTAGATTAAGTAAGTCTAGTGTTTCTTCATCCATTTGCATACTTCATTGGCCCTACAGCCACAAAAATTTCCCAACATTTAACTTGACCCACAGGGTGAAGTTTAAACTCATTTCCAATTCTTTCCCAAGCTCTTAAAATAGTCTTGCCACGTTGAAATAGTAGACAATTGTCTGCAGTCTGAGAGAACAGGCAGCCAGCATCTTTCACATGATTCAGATGTGGCACagccttttgtttttctgatatgaCTGTAACAGTCAGTGTTAGAAATTTCTGAGTatggctgtgggtgtagctcaatggtagaatacaTGCTTTAGCATTcacaggccctgagttcagtccacaggacaaaaaaaaaaaaaaaaaaaaaaaattcccactgTGTGAACTCTGAGCATGggagaaaaataagtaaactgtaattactttaaaaagtaattacaaGTGTTCAGTTGATATTATATAACACATGTAAAATCTGTCATTGgtggtgaattatatttaatataccaactattttttgtatattttttatttgttctaattttttaatatatattcaactatattttcaaaatacactttttatttttcttgactataaatacaaattcagagaaagaggaaaaattaaaaataatctctgaTGTATCAGATATTTCAGTACCCAAAGATAAATACTGTTaccatttgataaaatttttttctctctttttttttttgcgggggggacTATCTGTGTTTTTATTACATACATTATATTTAcaattttgaatatttccttACAACCACCAGTGGACTCTGGAATCTAACTTCATATAAAGTTATCTAAAGTCATACATATGAATTCATAGCTCTCACAAAAATACTAAGATTATTTTCAATTTCTCAAAACAAGATTCAGCCTATACTTTTGTGTTACGATGAAAtcttaggttgatttttttttttcccaaaaatggtGGTTCAGTACATGACTGTAAACATGAACTATTATAAGAATGTAGATGCTTGATATAATTAGACTCATTCCATTTAGCCATActcattgcaaatatttttttagatggcATTTTGCTTTATATTGATGAGAAGTTATAAAGGTATATACTTTTCCTAACAAAAAACAGTAatgattctttctctctctctcctctctccctctctctcatacTGCCACCCGTGTTCTTTCTTCAAGCTATTCCAATAGAAACTGCTAAGCAAAATCCTAATGTTGCTTTGGTTCTTACTTCTTATGGAGGCCATATTGGTTTTCTGGAGGGAATCTGGCCAAGGCAATGCACTTACATGGATCGAGTCTTCAAGCAGTTTGTGCAGGCCATGGTTGAGCATGGACATGAACTCTCTAACATGTAGCTCTTTGTGTGCGTTATGTCTGAAAACCATTGTAAAGGCAACTCAGCTTTGTGCACAAATTTTAACTACTGTATATAAAGCAAATAAGCCAGCAGATGGGTGAAGAGGTCCAGAATGACATGCAAAAACTactttttaggaaaacaaaacaactttgtAGCAAGAAATTAAATATAGTTTAGATTATTACttatgtagattttatttttactatgccTTACCAAGTATGCCCTTAAATAAAGTAGTCCTTACCTACATGGAATTGCACTTAACCAAAACTATTGTGTAAAAAGATTTTAATTCCTCAGGGTTTTAATTTAGGCTAGTTTTTTTAGATTACTTATTTTAGGTGACTTAATGGTACTTTAATAACTGTTAAGAGATTTTGGTTATTTGAATGTAAGTTATAAGTTGGCACATTCCTAAGGGTATATATACTTTAATGATGATAAcatgaaaactgaaataaaatacaatgcgctaaatcttttatgtatttttactttaaaaggcAAGTGCAACAATGTTAGACTGACTTCTGTACATGTTCTTTTACTCTGATAACATTAAATTAGCACTGATTTGTTttataatgattataatttacatgcttatttttaaaatagtatatgtgcatacatatatatcatattaaaataaattctatcattttaaattgtttctctgtgagttttttaataaaaagggcCCAGAAAGTAATTCCTAGAAAGTCATTTATGATAACTTCATGAATGCATTAGTAAGAAACATTAAAACTGTTTTGCTTCACTGTTTCCAGAATATTAGTCTCACCTCATTTATAGCAATTAAGAATACTTTAAGCTATAGGAAACTCAACAGGGCCTTaaggaataataatatttaatagggGATgggacatgtggctcagtggtataatgtgtgctcagcatgcacaaagccctaggtttgGTCTCCagcacatatatatatttaattatcttGCCATTAAGATATAATaagaaccctgtctctaaataaaatacaaaatagggcgctgggggtgtggctcagtggttgactgccccttagttcaatccctggtaccaaaaaaaaagatataacaagAAGTCTCCTGGTTGGCACAACAGGGCTAGTGCAGGGACTTACCAATGTCATCAAAGACTCAAGCTCTGTTACCACCCATCCTTAGCAGGATGGCTAGTTACCTCCAAAATGCAGTATAGCTGCAGCAGCTCTAGACATCACATTTGtgtttagagaaggaaaaaagggaaggaatgGAGCCTAACATATCTACCTGCCCTTTTAGGAAAGTGAAAGCTTTCCCAGAAGTCTGGTACTTACATACATTAGAACTGTGTCACATGTCCACCCAGATTAAGTAGGAGACTAGGAATGCAAGTATGAAACTTTTCCAACTATAGTAGaagcaggaaaggaagaagggattGGCAGTGGTTGTTGGGCTAGCCAGTGAATAGTAACATCTCCCACACCATTCAACAtcccttccctccttttttacttttttttttatttcaacctgtttataaaatacatataattttgcTCCAGGTATTGCATTAAGATAACCATGTACTAAATATGTGTGTGAGTACAAAATTATTTACTAAAAAATTAGAGTACTGATAATGTATTTGTAGATTCCCTCAATACTATTCCTAAGAAGGTAGTGTTGATAATCCTGTGCTTTTCTTGTCTGTTCAGTATATATTATGATTCAATCATTCGGTTACATGCAGTCTGTATGGATCAGGTAGAGCAGATCCTGCTTTCAGAGTTGCCTTCTAGACTTTTGGGAAGAATATCATGAGGAACATTCTTTTTCTGGGATTACAAACCCTCCAGACCATGGATACATAGTTTCTAGGAGTGAAAGGAAAGAAGCAAGAGTcctaaaacctttattttaaccTCTGTTTCTAGTCAGTTCAAAAAGCCTTGGTCTTCCTTGTTATAGAAGCTATTAAATTCCTTCTTTCCCCTGCAAGGGCAGAGTCTCaccctctgggacaggagtcccctgttctcctttgctagcaaaacaataaaactttttttttttcctttttataaaaaaaaaaaaaaagtcctccttTCACTCTAGTTTTGAGTTGATCTGCTTTCACTCACAACTCCTGCCCAGTATATTTAGGAATGACATATATGTGTCCAAATTGTACCTAAATGAGAATGCTTAGTTGGGAGCCTTTGGAGGATGGAGTCTCACATATTTTATGCCCCAAAGCATTTACATACTGCTTTGTGCATATAGCTAGctaatttaaagattttaa
This window harbors:
- the Abhd3 gene encoding phospholipase ABHD3 isoform X2, producing the protein MQRLAMDLRMLSRELSLYLEHQIRVGFFGSGVGLSLILGFSVAYACYYLSSIAKKPQLVTGGESFNRFLQNHCPVVTETYYPTVWCWESRGQTLLRPFITSKPPVQYRNELIKTADGGQISLDWFDNDNSVCYTDGSTRPTILLLPGLTGTSKESYILHMIHLSEELGYRMLLLNYLGKIGPKTPLMAAATFSVGWNTFACSESLEKPLNWLLFNYYLTTCLQSSVNKHRHMFVKQIDMDHVMKAKSIREFDKRFTSVMFGYQTIDDYYTDASPNRRLNSVGIPVLCLNSVDDVFSPSHAIPIETAKQNPNVALVLTSYGGHIGFLEGIWPRQCTYMDRVFKQFVQAMVEHGHELSNM